The genomic segment AAGAGCACCTCGTCGCCGATGGTCTTGACGACCCGTCCCCGGCCCTCGGCGACCACGTCACCGGTGAGGCCCTCGAACAGGTCGAGTACGCGGACCAGTTCGGCGTTCCCGAGGCCGCGGGTCATCCGGGTGTAGCCGACCATGTCGGTGAAGCCCACCGCCCGGTCGCGGACGTCGGCGCCCTCGTGGTCCGGCAACGGCTCGTCCCGCCCGGGCCCGCCGGGCGCCTCCTGCGCCGCCTGCGTCGCCTCCTGCGCCTCGGCGAGGACGCGTTCCGCGTACGCCGCGAGGTGCCGGCGCCACACGTGCTGCTGCAACTGCTCCATCTCCGGCAGCAGCGCGGCGGCATGCACCATCAACGTGCCGCCGTCCAGAGTGAATTCCGACTCCCGGTTGATCCAGGACCAGAGCGTGTGCACCTCCCACTCGGCCAGCCGGGACAGGTGGTGGCCCAGGGCGCGGGCCATCATGATCTCGCTCTCCTCGGTGATGAGCCCGGCCGCGATGAGCCGTTCCCCCGCGCGGAGCGCCTCGACGTCGGCGTCGGTGAAGACCCTCGCGTCC from the Streptomyces sp. NBC_01335 genome contains:
- a CDS encoding adenylate/guanylate cyclase domain-containing protein, which produces MAELAPAIEEVLLGGGRVWTRQEMAERSGVGAGRTAQIWRALGFPMVEEDARVFTDADVEALRAGERLIAAGLITEESEIMMARALGHHLSRLAEWEVHTLWSWINRESEFTLDGGTLMVHAAALLPEMEQLQQHVWRRHLAAYAERVLAEAQEATQAAQEAPGGPGRDEPLPDHEGADVRDRAVGFTDMVGYTRMTRGLGNAELVRVLDLFEGLTGDVVAEGRGRVVKTIGDEVLFVCESASEAADIALELTARAGAESRLPQVRTGLAHGAVLSRFGDVYGAAVNIAARLTAVARPDTVLVNTELAGELSGLPGYELRSLRPVSVRGYSRLRPVLLRPGRTHGRPGGD